In Patagioenas fasciata isolate bPatFas1 chromosome 20, bPatFas1.hap1, whole genome shotgun sequence, a genomic segment contains:
- the LOC136110505 gene encoding ficolin-1-like, protein MGAAAPALLVLLSLTAAVCDAQNTCPDVKIVGLGDADRLAVLQGCPGIPGASGPKGEPGLPGTKGEMGAQGLPGKAGPPGIKGAAGEPGFPGLKGTKGEPGFPETWEARNCQELSGKGKILSGWYTIYPQGCNATTVFCDMDTDGGGWIVFQRRWDGSVNFLRDWDSYKRGFGSQLTEFWLGNDNIHFLTSLGPCELRIDLRDFENNYYFAKYASFRVLGESEKYKLVLGDFLGGNAGDSLSYHKDMPFSTTDQDNDMSSFNCATEYKGAWWYNDCHYSNLNGMYWLGAHGSYADGMNWKTGKEYHYSYKRTEMKFRPV, encoded by the exons AtgggagcagcagccccagccctcctGGTCCTGCTCAGCCTGACAGCAGCTGTTTGTGATGCCCAGAACACCTGCCCAG ATGTGAAAATAGTGGGGCTGGGTGACGCCGACCGGCTCGCCGTTCTCCAAGGATGCCCAGGGATCCCAGGCGCCTCTGGCCCAAAAGGAGAACCGGGTCTCCCAGGGACAAAAG GAGAAATGGGAGCACAGGGACTCCCTGGAAAAGCAGGACCACCTGGTATAAAAG gagcagctggagagcctggcttcccaGGACTAAAAG GAACGAAAGGAGAGCCTGGATTTCCAGAAACATGGG AAGCCAGGAACTGCCAAGAACTATCGGGTAAGGGGAAGATCCTGAGCGGCTGGTACACCATCTACCCCCAAGGCTGTAATGCCACTACTGTTTTCTGCGACATGGACACGGATGGTGGAGGATGGATC GTTTTCCAGAGGCGCTGGGATGGGTCCGTGAACTTCTTGCGAGACTGGGATTCATACAAACGAGGCTTTGGCAGCCAGCTGACAGAGTTCTGGCTGGGGAACGACAACATCCACTTCCTCACCTCGCTGG GACCCTGTGAGCTCCGCATTGACCTGAGAGACTTCGAAAACAACTACTATTTTGCCAAGTACGCTTCATTCAGAGTTTTAGGAGAGTCTGAGAAATACAAACTGGTTCTAGGAGACTTCCTTGGTGGAAATGCCG GAGACTCCTTATCATACCACAAGGACATGCCATTTTCAACAACAGACCAGGACAACGACATGAGCTCCTTTAACTGTGCCACAGAATACAAGGGAGCGTGGTGGTACAACGACTGCCACTACTCCAACCTGAACGGGATGTACTGGCTGGGTGCTCACGGGAGCTATGCTGATGGCATGAACTGGAAGACCGGCAAAGAATACCATTACTCCTATAAGCGAACAGAAATGAAATTCAGGCCAGTGTAA